Genomic segment of Thermodesulfovibrionia bacterium:
ATTGCCGTAAACCTTTTCCGGAGCGCCGTGCTTCACATATATGTCATCTACATATTTCAGAAGTTCATCTAATTCAGGGCTGTCAATATATCGCAAAAGGTTGCCGCCTGTATCCTTTGACAGAGTCAGCTTGCCATCACTGAATGCGCCTGCTCCTCCCCAACCGCATAAGAGACTGCATTGAGGGCATTCATTGCAGAATACGCCTTTGGTTTCTGAAGGACATATCCTCTTTTCCAGTTCCCTGCCCTTTTCAATTAGTAGAATATTGATCTCCCTGCCTGAAGAGACAAGTTCAAGCGCGGCAAAGATACCGGCAGGGCCTGCGCCTACAATTATTACATCATAATTTTTCATAAACTTTTAAACTTTCCAGTTTTTTTTGATAAATTTTAACGCCCTGTAATTCGTCATATCAAGATGCACCGGAGTGACAGAGACAAATCCGTTGATAACAGCTTCAAAGTCAGTCTCTTCCCCCGGCTCCCATATCGGCATGCCGCCGCCTATCCAGTAATGCTTTTTTCCCCTGGGGTCAGACAATTCCTGTATGGAACTGTCATATACCCTCTTGCCCTGCTTTGTGAACTTTTCACCCTTAATTTTCAATAGATCCGGGACATTGATATTCAGCAGAGTATCTTTAGGCAGCCCTTTTTTTAGAACTATCCCTGCAAATTTAACCGCAATGTCAGCCGCCTGCCTGAACCTTGAAGGTTTTATATTCAAGTCCCCATTGCTCTGAGGGTCGATAGCTAATGATATTGCGATAGAAGGTATGCCGAGAAGCGTAGCCTCCATTGCGGCAGCCACGGTACCGGAGTAAGTGACATCATCCCCAAGGTTTCCGCCGTGGTTTATCCCGGAAACAAGTATATCCGGCTTCCGGGGAAGAAGCTTGTTAACACCAATGATAACGCAGTCGGTAGGAGTGCCGTTGATTGAAAATTTCTTCTTGCCTGTCTTTGCGGACTTAAGCGGCCTGTGAAGTGTCAGCGCATGTGCAACCGCGCTCTGCTCTGAATCAGGAGCAACGATATAAACATCGCCTGCGGCTTCAAGAGCCTTTGCAAGGGCTTTGATCCCGGCAGAAGAGATGCCGTCATCGTTTGTTACAAGAATAAGAGGCATGAGTTATTTTATCAGATAAGATGTATTACTTCAGAAAAATCAAAGAGGCATTTATGATGCAGCCATGTCACCTGAATGGCAAACATGGTTCCTGCCTGATGACCTTGCTTTATTCAATGCCTTGTCAGCGCTGATTATTACAGATTTCCAGTTGGTGATATGTTCTTTATCAAAGGCAGAAACTCCGCAGCTCATGGTTAATATCCCGCCGTCAGCGCCTTTGTGCTCGATTTTAAGAGACTCGATATCTCTTCTGAGCCTTTCAGCGACAAATGCCGTCTCCTTCAGGTTCTGATGACTGGCGATGATCAGGATCTCCCTGCCGCCTCTCCTGAAGACATCATCTGAATACCTGAGAGAGTTGTTTATTCTGTCGGCTGCAAATTTGATAATATTGTTTCCCTGAACATGGCCGTATGAATTCACATAGTTGTCAAAATCATCGATATCACAAATTATGATCCCGTAATTTTGCCCATATCTGCTATATTTATGGTGTATCTTCTTTATCGCATTATACAGATCTATCGATGTGCTTGTCGTTATCAGGGGATCGGTATAAACAATCTGAGAGCAGCGAAAAGCGATCCCGAAAAAAGCGCCCTCTGCAATAAGTTTAAATCCGTCTTCAGCAATGCGGAGCCACATGCTGACCGAATCTGCCAATGAACTATCTTTAATAAGAAAGAAGATAATATCGTCCCTGTTTGTTATTACATCCAGCAGGATCATTATGTAGAGAAAAGTGAAGGCCCATTTCAGATAAGGCAAAGCAGACACATATTTTTTTAATCCGTCACGGTAATGATAGATCACAAACATGCCTGTCAAGCCATACAATAAAATGATAAGGTCATCGATCCTGTCAGTAAATCCGGTTTCAATTAGCTGCAGAACCTCATGAATAAGATAATCCATATTCTCATGTATCTCAAATAACTCATCAAAGGCAAGAAATAGAAAACCAAGTGAGATGAACAACCATACTAGATGCTTTGCCTTCAGGACACGAATATTGAAAGATACCTCATGGATCCTGAATATTCCCCAGGAGTATCCTGAAACGGCAAGCAGTTGAATAAAGGAGAAACCCGTAAGAAGCTCGCCTTCCATAAAAGGCTTTTCTATATCTCCGACAGACTTTCCATAGATAACAGCTACAATTACGGCAATGACCTCAAATAAGAGGATGTAGACAAAACGACGGTGCATCGATATTGCGTGGATCGAAACGTTTCTGTCTGATGAAAAGTCTATCCGGGTTTTCATATGTGAAAAGAAAATAAACCAGCTGCTTTTTTATTTATTATATACTATATCAAAGTGCCTGCAACCATGGGTTATGTTAAATAAAAAAAAGACGATCATTCCGCTTTTATCATGGGCATCATTCGATTTTGCCGAAACGATCTTTTCCGCAAACATCCTCTCTGTCTTCTTCCCTCTCTGGCTTACGAAGGTGCTCGGGGGGCAGCCTTATCACTACAGCTATGTATATTCAGCTTCATTGTTCGTCTCTGTCATCATGGCAATATACATAGGAAGATATGCAGATAAGAATGCAGCCAGAAAACCTCTCTTTCTTGCTTCGGTTGCACTTTCTGCCTCGGGGCTCGTCATCCTTTCAAGATGCAGCACATTATATTCAGCCCTTACGGCATTCTTCTTTGTGAATCTCTTTTACCAGCAGAGCCTTGTTCTTTACAACTCTCTGCTTACCTCGGTATCAGATGAAGAGAACAACTCATTCTCTTCCGGAATAGGCGTGGGCATCGGCTATGTCGGAGGAGCAGTAGGCCTTTTCCTCATATCAAAGTTCAGCTCAACCGAGACATCGGCTTTCCTGTTCGTTGCTGCAGCATTTTTCATATTCTCGCTTCCAACAGGTTTTTATGTGAAGGAAAAACCGGTAAAGGCTATTAACGGCGTATCTGTAAGAAGCATACTCAAAGACAGGAAATTTCTGTTATTTATATTGTCCTGCCTCTTTCTTACAGAGGCAGCCCATACGATAATAATCTTCATGTCAATATATCTGGACAAGGTCTATAATATGGACCGCCAGGGCATTGTAGTTGTTATCGCAACGGCTGCAATTGTCAGTGCTGCCGGTTCGCCGCTGATAGGCAAGCTATCTGACAGGGTCGGAGCAAAGAAAGTATTTAGTATGCTCTTCCCTGCCTGGGCGCTCGCTTTCTGCATATTCCCCTTTATCCCCAAAATATTAGTTTATGTAATGGGAATAACATTCGGGCTTCTGCTGGGAGCGGTCTGGACAACTATCCGGCCTGTGCTTATTGAAATATCGCCGAAAGAAGAAGTAGCCACGCGCTTTGCGTTCCTTTCCATATCAGAAAGGATGGCAGCTATCATAGGGCCTATATGGTGGACTTTTATTGGCCAGATTGTTGATTACAAAACTGCGACATTAAGCCTGGCAATATTTCCTCTGATCGGGTGGCTGATATTCAGTCTTCACAAAAAAGCGTCTCTGCATTAACAGTTTATTGATTTTTTTTTATCTCTGATTTAAAATAACCTCCAATGTTGCTATATGAAACATTATGAAACATCATTAATTTTAAAAAATTCAAAATTTTTTAACAGAAAGGATAAAATGCTAAAGAAGATTTTTAAGTACTCAAAGATTTTTTTGCCGTTGCTACTTCTTTCAGTTTTGGCAGTTGGTGTTGCAGATGTGTTTGCCGCACATCCTCAGGAAGCGGTTGCCGTGACCTCGCAGCATGCCTGGTGGTTCTGGCCATTGATCCTGCTGGTCCTCTCATTTTTCCTCGGTGTCTTCGCTGTTCTTGCAGGTGTCGGAGGCGGCGTTCTGTATGTGCCTATCGTCAGCGGATTTCTGCCGTTCCATCTTGATTTCGTAAGAGGCGCAGGATTGATAGTTGCTCTTGCAGGAGCCCTTGCCGCAGGCCCGGGCCTGCTCAGAAAAGGTATGGCTGACCTTAGACTGGCAATGCCGATGGCGCTCATTGCATCTTCCAGCGCTATAGTCGGCGCCATGATAGGCCTTGCTCTGCCGACAAACATCGTGCAGACAATGCTTGGAGTTACCATACTTCTTATCGTTGTCATTATCATCATGGCTAAAAAATCAGAATACCCTAATGTTCAAAAGCCTGATAAGCTCTCTCAGTCATTAAGGATCATGGGCGTCTATTATGAGCCGACCTTAAAAGAGGAAGTCAACTGGAAGATACACAGGACTGCGACAGGTTTAATGCTCTTCGTTATCATAGGCGTAATGGCAGGCATGTTCGGTCTTGGCGCAGGATGGGCGAATGTCCCGGTGCTTAACCTTGTTCTGGGCGCCCCTATTAAAATATCAGTTGCAACAAGCAAATTCCTTTTATCAATAACCGATACATCAGCCGCCTGGATATATCTGAATAACGGCGCAGTGCTCCCTATGATGGTAGTGCCTTCTGTCATAGGCATAATGCTCGGCTCACTCGTCGGTGTCAGGGTGCTTGCTGTTACAAAGCCCAAGGTGATCAGGATAATGGTTATAGTAGTTCTCGGAATTGCCGGTATTAAAGCGCTTACTAAAGGCTTGGGAATAGGCTAATAACAACTAATTAATTAAAGCAATAGATCATTAATAAGGGGGATTATATGGCTACGGAAGCGACAGAAGAACAAGTAATATATGCAAACATTCTTAACAAGGGTATGATCGTGGGCCTCATAGGGCTCGTTGTCTCATTTACCGTATACGCTTTAGGCATATTAGAACCGATAATCCCTATTGATCAGGTACAGAACTATTGGAATCTTCCGGGCGGCGTTGCGGAATATCTGGAAAAAACCGGCATACATACCGGCTGGGCATGGGCAGGGAATCTCAATCACGGCGATATGCTCAACTTTCTTCCTATAGCTTTTCTTTCATTCCTTACGATTATCTGCTACCTCGCTATTCTTCCCGGGCTTATCCGCAAGAAGGATACAGCTTACATAATATTTGCGATAATCGAGGTAATCGTCCTCGCCGGAGCTTCATCAGGACTGCTTAACGCAGGAGGCCACTAATATGATAGACGCATGTCCCATAACCGGATTGAAAAACATTCTTATAGCATTTGACGGCTCGGCCTCCAGCGAAAAGGCGCTGCATGAAGCGATCAACCTTGCTAAATCATGCGGCACAAAACTCCACATTATGACTGTCGTCGAGGTCAATGAAGAGTATGAGGCGCTTGCGCCAAAGCTCGTGGAGAAGTCGGACAACGAGGCAAAAACGTTCCTCGATGCTGCAAAGAGCTGCGCTGAGCGCGAAAAGGTTTCATGCAGCATCATTGTGCACCGCGGTGAAGATGCTGCCCACTTCATTGTTGAAGAAGCGGAAAGGCTCAAGGCTGACATGATAGTCATGGGCAAACACGGCAGGAAAAAAGGGCTCAGAAGGCTCCTTATCGGCAGCGTCACAGAAAAGGTGATCTCCCACGCCGGCTGCAAGGTACTGATCGTACCGAACTAAACTGCAATACCAATAATAATTTCAGATCCGGAAATGCCCCGTTCATCGGGGCATTTTTTTTGCTATAATCTCACTAACGCAAAGGAGGGCTCAATCTGTGATGATCATGACAGCAGTAATTTTCGTGCTCTGCTATGCGATGATCGCGCTTGAGTACCCCCTCAAGATAAACAAGTCTGCCACAGCTCTGATAGCTGCCGGACTGATGTGGACAATGTACTCCTTTGCAAGCCCGCTGGGCGTGGAAGGAGTAACCGGCCAGCTCACTGAAAAGCTTGCCGAGACAGCTGCCATCGTATTCTTCCTTATCGGCGCCATGACCATCGTCGAGGTGACCGATGCCCACGGCGGTTTTGAGGTCATCACCTCACGCATTAAGGCAACCAAGCTGACAAGCCTGCTCTGGATCATCGGCTTCATTACTTTCTTTTTGTCTGCCGTTCTTGACAATATGACGACGACCATCGTGATGGTCGCCCTTATGAAACGCCTTCTCAATGACAGTAAACAGCGAATCTTTTTCGCAGGCATTATAGTAATTGCCGCCAATGCCGGCGGCGCCTGGTCCCCTATCGGCGATGTGACCACAACCATGCTCTGGATCGGCGGACAGATCACAACAGGCAATATTATAAAAGGTGTATTCATTGCTTCGATTATCAATATGGTGGTTCCGCTTATTATCGCCTCCTTTATGCTCAAAGGAAACATCGTGCCTCTCCAAAAGACTGAAAACAGCTTAGTTGCCGCCTCTCAGTTCGAAAAGAATCTGATGTTCTTTATGGGCATGGGCTGCCTTATCTTCGTTCCGGTCTTCAAGGCTATTACGCATCTGCCTCCATACCTCGGTATCCTGCTGTCCCTCGGTGTGCTTTGGCTGGTTGGGGAACTTCTGCATCGCAACAAACCTGAAGAGGATTTCGAGCGCCTCACATTGACCAGAGCACTCAAACGCATTGATATGGCATCAGTGATCTTCTTTATCGGTATCCTGCTTGCCGTGGCTGCCCTTTCTGCCAACGGCATGCTCCCTGCGCTGGCCCAATGGCTTGATCTCAAACTCGGCAACCAGTCTATGATCGTCATTATCATCGGCCTTGTCTCCGCCATTGTTGATAACATTCCTCTGGTGGCAGCTTCCATGGGTATGTATCCGCTTGCACAGTTCCCGGCAGACTCATTTATCTGGGAGTTTTTGACCTACTGCGCCGGTACCGGTGGTTCTATCCTGATCATTGGCTCAGCTGCCGGTGTGGCTGCAATGGGGCTTGAAAAGATCGAGTTCTTCTGGTACGCCCGCCGCATCGGCCCGCTCGCACTGATCGGATATCTATCCGGCGCGGCAGCTTATATTATCCAATACAACTTGTTACACTGAGCTATTGAATTGAAAATCGATATTGAAAATTTCAAAAACTATTTAAAGGCTGAGATCAATGTATCCCCGCACACTCTCAGGGCATACACAAAAGACCTGGAAGAGTTTCTCTCTTTTGTTGATAAAAGACCAAAAGAGATAGACAATCTTGACATCAGGAGTTTTCTTGCTGCACTTCATCAGAAGAAGCTGAAAAAGACATCCATCGCAAGAAAGCTTGCTACAATAAGAAGCTACTTTAAATTCCTCCACAGGGAAGGATACGTAAAGCATAACCCGGCAAAGCTCGTTGCAACACCAAAGATACCAAAGAAACTGCCGCGGTTCCTGTCAGTTGATGAGGTCTTCTCTCTTGTAGACGCCCCCGTCGGGGAAACCTTCAAGGCGACAAGAGACAAGGCCATCTTTGAACTTCTCTACTCTTGCGGGCTCAGGATATCTGAACTGACATCGCTGGATATAGGCGATCTCGATATCAAGGAATCGCTTATAAGGGTCAAGGGAAAAGGCAGAAAGGAGAGGATCGTCCCGGTAGGCGCAAAAGCCCTGGACTCTATTAACAACTATCTTCCTGAAAGGGTATCGGTCAAGAAAAAAACAGAAGCGCTATTTCTTAACAGCCGCGGCGGAAGATTAACGCAGAGAAGCGTCAGCCGCCTGCTGATAGAGTACAGCAGAACGATAAACCTCATCGGCCAGATCAGCCCTCATGTTTTGAGGCACACATTTGCAACTCACATGCTCCACGGAGGCGCGGATCTCAGGACCATACAGGAACTTCTGGGCCACTCGTCGTTATCATCCACTCAAATATATACTCATGTAGATAATGTTCATCTTGCGGAAGTCTATGACAATGCTCATCCGCTTGCAAAGAAGAAGAGATGATAATATAATACGTTTTCACTAAATGGAGAGATAAATGTTTAAGGGAACAACCATACTGTGTGTAAGAAAGAAAGATAAGGTCGCAATGGGCGGCGACGGGCAGGTGACCTTTGGCCAGACCATATTAAAACACAATGCAAAAAAGGTCAGAAAGATGTACAACGACAATGTGCTTGCGGGCTTTGCCGGCGCTACTGCCGACGCGTTTACCCTATTTGAAAAGTTTGAGACAAAGCTGGAGACCTACAGGGGCAATATCAAAAGGGCTGCTGTTGAGCTGGCAAAAGACTGGAGGACTGACA
This window contains:
- a CDS encoding MFS transporter; this translates as MLNKKKTIIPLLSWASFDFAETIFSANILSVFFPLWLTKVLGGQPYHYSYVYSASLFVSVIMAIYIGRYADKNAARKPLFLASVALSASGLVILSRCSTLYSALTAFFFVNLFYQQSLVLYNSLLTSVSDEENNSFSSGIGVGIGYVGGAVGLFLISKFSSTETSAFLFVAAAFFIFSLPTGFYVKEKPVKAINGVSVRSILKDRKFLLFILSCLFLTEAAHTIIIFMSIYLDKVYNMDRQGIVVVIATAAIVSAAGSPLIGKLSDRVGAKKVFSMLFPAWALAFCIFPFIPKILVYVMGITFGLLLGAVWTTIRPVLIEISPKEEVATRFAFLSISERMAAIIGPIWWTFIGQIVDYKTATLSLAIFPLIGWLIFSLHKKASLH
- the surE gene encoding 5'/3'-nucleotidase SurE, with amino-acid sequence MPLILVTNDDGISSAGIKALAKALEAAGDVYIVAPDSEQSAVAHALTLHRPLKSAKTGKKKFSINGTPTDCVIIGVNKLLPRKPDILVSGINHGGNLGDDVTYSGTVAAAMEATLLGIPSIAISLAIDPQSNGDLNIKPSRFRQAADIAVKFAGIVLKKGLPKDTLLNINVPDLLKIKGEKFTKQGKRVYDSSIQELSDPRGKKHYWIGGGMPIWEPGEETDFEAVINGFVSVTPVHLDMTNYRALKFIKKNWKV
- a CDS encoding diguanylate cyclase, with the translated sequence MKTRIDFSSDRNVSIHAISMHRRFVYILLFEVIAVIVAVIYGKSVGDIEKPFMEGELLTGFSFIQLLAVSGYSWGIFRIHEVSFNIRVLKAKHLVWLFISLGFLFLAFDELFEIHENMDYLIHEVLQLIETGFTDRIDDLIILLYGLTGMFVIYHYRDGLKKYVSALPYLKWAFTFLYIMILLDVITNRDDIIFFLIKDSSLADSVSMWLRIAEDGFKLIAEGAFFGIAFRCSQIVYTDPLITTSTSIDLYNAIKKIHHKYSRYGQNYGIIICDIDDFDNYVNSYGHVQGNNIIKFAADRINNSLRYSDDVFRRGGREILIIASHQNLKETAFVAERLRRDIESLKIEHKGADGGILTMSCGVSAFDKEHITNWKSVIISADKALNKARSSGRNHVCHSGDMAAS
- the hslV gene encoding ATP-dependent protease subunit HslV — its product is MFKGTTILCVRKKDKVAMGGDGQVTFGQTILKHNAKKVRKMYNDNVLAGFAGATADAFTLFEKFETKLETYRGNIKRAAVELAKDWRTDKILRRLEALLIVADKDHTFIISGTGDVIEPDDGIAAIGSGGPYALAAAKALIDNSKLEPSKIVAEAMKITANICIYTNDAINIEELNG
- the nhaD gene encoding sodium:proton antiporter NhaD; translated protein: MTAVIFVLCYAMIALEYPLKINKSATALIAAGLMWTMYSFASPLGVEGVTGQLTEKLAETAAIVFFLIGAMTIVEVTDAHGGFEVITSRIKATKLTSLLWIIGFITFFLSAVLDNMTTTIVMVALMKRLLNDSKQRIFFAGIIVIAANAGGAWSPIGDVTTTMLWIGGQITTGNIIKGVFIASIINMVVPLIIASFMLKGNIVPLQKTENSLVAASQFEKNLMFFMGMGCLIFVPVFKAITHLPPYLGILLSLGVLWLVGELLHRNKPEEDFERLTLTRALKRIDMASVIFFIGILLAVAALSANGMLPALAQWLDLKLGNQSMIVIIIGLVSAIVDNIPLVAASMGMYPLAQFPADSFIWEFLTYCAGTGGSILIIGSAAGVAAMGLEKIEFFWYARRIGPLALIGYLSGAAAYIIQYNLLH
- the xerC gene encoding tyrosine recombinase XerC, translated to MKIDIENFKNYLKAEINVSPHTLRAYTKDLEEFLSFVDKRPKEIDNLDIRSFLAALHQKKLKKTSIARKLATIRSYFKFLHREGYVKHNPAKLVATPKIPKKLPRFLSVDEVFSLVDAPVGETFKATRDKAIFELLYSCGLRISELTSLDIGDLDIKESLIRVKGKGRKERIVPVGAKALDSINNYLPERVSVKKKTEALFLNSRGGRLTQRSVSRLLIEYSRTINLIGQISPHVLRHTFATHMLHGGADLRTIQELLGHSSLSSTQIYTHVDNVHLAEVYDNAHPLAKKKR
- a CDS encoding sulfite exporter TauE/SafE family protein, whose translation is MLKKIFKYSKIFLPLLLLSVLAVGVADVFAAHPQEAVAVTSQHAWWFWPLILLVLSFFLGVFAVLAGVGGGVLYVPIVSGFLPFHLDFVRGAGLIVALAGALAAGPGLLRKGMADLRLAMPMALIASSSAIVGAMIGLALPTNIVQTMLGVTILLIVVIIIMAKKSEYPNVQKPDKLSQSLRIMGVYYEPTLKEEVNWKIHRTATGLMLFVIIGVMAGMFGLGAGWANVPVLNLVLGAPIKISVATSKFLLSITDTSAAWIYLNNGAVLPMMVVPSVIGIMLGSLVGVRVLAVTKPKVIRIMVIVVLGIAGIKALTKGLGIG
- a CDS encoding universal stress protein; its protein translation is MIDACPITGLKNILIAFDGSASSEKALHEAINLAKSCGTKLHIMTVVEVNEEYEALAPKLVEKSDNEAKTFLDAAKSCAEREKVSCSIIVHRGEDAAHFIVEEAERLKADMIVMGKHGRKKGLRRLLIGSVTEKVISHAGCKVLIVPN